In Pseudomonas saudiphocaensis, one DNA window encodes the following:
- a CDS encoding winged helix-turn-helix domain-containing protein — translation MTVSKTTTSFYRRLYIAWLIDSGTATSVPALTAATGMPRRTAQDTLAALADLDIDCRFVQDDGERHNAGHYRIHHWGPIDRQWIELNLPRLKTVLGYP, via the coding sequence ATGACCGTCAGCAAGACCACCACCAGTTTCTACCGACGCCTCTACATCGCCTGGTTGATCGACAGCGGTACGGCCACCAGCGTCCCCGCACTAACTGCGGCCACTGGCATGCCAAGGCGAACCGCTCAGGACACCCTGGCGGCACTGGCTGATCTTGATATCGATTGTCGCTTCGTCCAGGACGATGGCGAACGCCACAACGCTGGCCATTATCGCATCCACCACTGGGGACCCATCGACCGCCAGTGGATCGAGCTCAACCTGCCCCGCCTGAAGACGGTTCTCGGTTACCCCTGA